The segment GCTGACACTGAGGGACATCGGCGTGAAAATCTCCATCGACGACTTTGGCACCGGTTATTCGAGCCTTGCGTACCTGAGCCGTTTCCCCATCGACACGCTCAAAATCGATATCGCGTTTATCCGTGAAGTCACCTTCAGCCCTCAGGATGCTGCCATTGCGCGTACGATTATCGAGCTGGCTCACAGCCTTGATCTTCAAGTCATCGCTGAGGGTGTGGAGACCCGGGAGCAACTAGAGTTCCTGACGAAAAACGGTTGCGACCAGGTGCAGGGTTATCTCTTTTGCAGGCCTCTGCCGTCGGTGGAGCTGGAAGCACTTTTGCGCGAACCGCGCTGTTTTATTTGATGTTGAGACGGTTCGGGTTCCGATCGTTGAAGGGTGGCGCCTGTATCGCAGGCAAGCCAGCTCTCACAGGACTAAGGTGTTCACACAACAGTGTGGAAGCGGGCTTGCTCGCGATGGCATCACCGCGTTTTGCCTCTGTTTCCACAGGTTCTAACCGGCAGGCTTGAGCAGCGCCAGGATCCGCTCGCCCAGTATTTCAGCACTGGCCTGGGACGCGATGTTGGCAAACCCCAGCAGCAGACCCGAAGGTTTTTCCCCCTGCAGGCTCCACTCGCTCAGCGCTTCGGCAAAGAGCCCGTCCTGGCGTATGCGCTCCACCAGTTGCCAATCCGGCTGCTGGCCTTCAAGGCGCAGGATCAGGTGCATGCCCCCCGCGTTGGTATCAATGCGCACGCGAGTCCCCAGCACTTTTTGTAGCCCGATCATGGTAAACGCCCTGCGCTCGCTATAAAGCTTGCGCATGCGCTGGATATGCCGGGCGAAATGGCCTTCAGTCATGAATGTCGCGACGATGGCCTGGGTCAGTTCCGGGCATCCGCTGCGAAAGGTCTGGCTGGCCTGTTGAAAGCACTCAACCTGGGCTTGGGGTACCACCACATAAGCCAGGCGTAGCGCTGGAAACAGCACTTTGCTGAACGTGCCGCAGTAGAGCACCCGTCCATCACGGTCCAGGCTTTTGAGTGCGGGCAGCGGGCGGCTGACGTAGCGGTATTCGCCGTCGTAATCGTCCTCGATGATCCATGCCTGTTGCCGGCTGGCCCAGGCCAGCAGTTCCAGCCTGCGGGACAGCGATAGGGATACGCACAAGGGGCTTTGATGGGCGGGTGTGACGACGGCCGCCTGGGCGTGCAGCGCCTCGCTTCCCTGTGCAGGCAGCTGCATGCCGTCATGATCGACCGGCAGGGCCACGGTCTGGATCTGCAGTTGCTCCAGTAACTGGCGGGTCGGCGGGTAGCCGGGGTCTTCAATCAATACCCTGTCACCGGCCTTGAGCAGAGCATGGGCGATCAGCGACAACGTGTCCCGGTAGCCGGCTGTGATGAAGACTTGGGCGGCAGAGCAGGCGATACCGCGGGAAACCTGCAGGTAAGTGGCAATGGCCGTGCGCAAAGATTGCAGGCCGTGAGCCGACGGGTTGGCCATGTCCTGGGCACGGGTGCTGCGCACGCATCGCGCGCCGATTTGTGCCCATACCTTTTTGGGAAAGGCGTCCAGCGCTGGCAGGCCCATCTGGAAGGGCAGTGTCTCGGGCTGGTGCCTCACGGGCGGGCTTGACTCGGGGGTGCGGGTGGCGAGTGCTGGTTTGATCGTGATGTCCGGCGTCACGATGGTTCCTGCCTGGCCGCGGGCTTGCAAGTAGCCCTCTGAGGTCAGAAGCGAATACGCCGTATCGATGGTGCCCCTGGCCAGCCCCAGTTCCTTGGCCAGGGCTCGGGCTGCAGGCACTCGCTCTCCGGGGGCCAGCAGGCCGTTGGCAATGGCTTCCCGAAAGCGCCAGTAGAGTTGCCGGTAAATGGGTTCGCTGGTGTCCGGATCAAGAGGGGAGAAGTGTGGAATGGGGGTTTTCATGGTGTTCCCTTGTGCCTGATCCCGGAGCTGGATAGATCATGGCCTGGTGATAAAGCCAAATCTTGGCTCTTTTTGACAGAGCCAAGAAACCCCACTATGGCGCCACTCAAACAGTCAATGCAAGGGCACGTCATGAACCAGCGTATCGATTATTCCAAGGCTTCACCCGAGGGCTACAAGGTCTTTGGCGGGGTGTACGGGTATGTGCAAAACAGCGGATTGCCCAAGGTACTGATTGATCTGGTGTATCTGCGGGTTTCGCAAATCAACGGCTGCGCCTACTGCATCGATATGCACTCACGGGATCTGCTCAAGTCCGGCCTGAGCGTCGAAAAGCTGGTACTGGTGCCGGTGTGGCGCGAGGCAGGCGAGTTGTTCACGACCCGTGAGCGGGTGGCCCTCGCCTGGGCCGAAACGGTCACGCTCGTCGCGCAAACCGGGATCCCGGATGCGGACTACCAGAGCGCGGCCGCCGAGTTCAGCGACAAGGAGCTGGCGGACCTGACCTATGGCATCGGCCTGATGAATGCCTATAACAGGTTTGGCGTGGCCTTTCGCTTAAAGCCTGCGGCGGCGGTGTAACGTTGTTGTCCTGTAGCCGCTGAGGAGCGTAGCGAGGCTGCGATCGATCATGAAGCGGGCGCAAACTGGGAACACGCGGCATGTCTGATTAATCGAGGGCGCAGCCTGAAGCCTCTTCAATGGCAATTGAACTACATTTTGTAACTTTCATTTTATATTTGAAATAATACGAATTATGCGTTGTCACAGTGATGAAAGCCCTGCGAGCTGTTTTTTCAGGGCCCTGAATCGCTTTCAAGGCGTTTTGAGGATCTCGTGTGATGGCGCTTCTCCTGATCAGGTCCCGGTGTTTTACCCAGGCGCGAATCCTGTGTTCGCTGTGTCTGTGCTCCTCTGCGCTGGCCGCGGCCGAAGGGGGGCAGCCCGGTCAGGAGGTCCTGCGCCTTCAGCAGCAACAACAAAGGACCGTGCAGCAACTGCAACTGCAACTGCAACTGGAGCAGCGTCAGCGGCAACTTCAGCGCACGGGTTCCGGCGCACAGTCCTCAGTGACGCCAGAGCCTGTGCTCACCGCGCAAGAGGTGGACTGCTGGCCGATCCAAGGGGTACGGCTGGCCGGTGTCACCCTGTTCCGCCCCGCAGTGCTGGAGGCACGGATCAAGCCCATCGTGGCGCCGTGCATGGGTATCAACCGGATCAATCACCTGCTGGCCGAAATTACCCGGCTGTACGTCGAGGCCGGCTACATCGCCGCCCGTCCTTACCTGAGCAGCACGCCTTCTGCCGGGCAACCGCTGGATATCCGGGTCGACGAAGGCTATGTCG is part of the Pseudomonas sp. ML2-2023-3 genome and harbors:
- a CDS encoding PLP-dependent aminotransferase family protein, which gives rise to MKTPIPHFSPLDPDTSEPIYRQLYWRFREAIANGLLAPGERVPAARALAKELGLARGTIDTAYSLLTSEGYLQARGQAGTIVTPDITIKPALATRTPESSPPVRHQPETLPFQMGLPALDAFPKKVWAQIGARCVRSTRAQDMANPSAHGLQSLRTAIATYLQVSRGIACSAAQVFITAGYRDTLSLIAHALLKAGDRVLIEDPGYPPTRQLLEQLQIQTVALPVDHDGMQLPAQGSEALHAQAAVVTPAHQSPLCVSLSLSRRLELLAWASRQQAWIIEDDYDGEYRYVSRPLPALKSLDRDGRVLYCGTFSKVLFPALRLAYVVVPQAQVECFQQASQTFRSGCPELTQAIVATFMTEGHFARHIQRMRKLYSERRAFTMIGLQKVLGTRVRIDTNAGGMHLILRLEGQQPDWQLVERIRQDGLFAEALSEWSLQGEKPSGLLLGFANIASQASAEILGERILALLKPAG
- a CDS encoding carboxymuconolactone decarboxylase family protein gives rise to the protein MNQRIDYSKASPEGYKVFGGVYGYVQNSGLPKVLIDLVYLRVSQINGCAYCIDMHSRDLLKSGLSVEKLVLVPVWREAGELFTTRERVALAWAETVTLVAQTGIPDADYQSAAAEFSDKELADLTYGIGLMNAYNRFGVAFRLKPAAAV